Proteins from a single region of Patulibacter sp. SYSU D01012:
- a CDS encoding deoxyribonuclease IV, with product MSDTGDLPLLGLHVSPAGGLPKAVERGVERGCEAIQIFSQSPRRWAPTNHSPESIAQFREDLAASPIRSVVIHALYLSNAGTPDPELREKSLTAITHSLRVGDAIGADGVVLHPGSAKDGHVGEALARCGDVFKEALAESESCPLLLEDTAGAGGTLGRSFDELATLLEVSGGHERIGFCLDSCHLLASGYDVRSREALDGVLEEADKAFGLDRLRCMHVNDSQTPLGSNRDRHAPLGTGEIGEDGIAALLSEPRFAGLPVIFEGPGIDGKEPSVQDMEIAKRLRAEGRAARGLA from the coding sequence ATGTCCGACACCGGCGACCTCCCCCTCCTCGGCCTCCACGTCTCCCCCGCGGGCGGCCTGCCGAAGGCCGTCGAGCGCGGCGTCGAGCGCGGCTGCGAGGCGATCCAGATCTTCAGCCAGTCGCCGCGCCGCTGGGCGCCGACGAACCACAGCCCGGAGTCGATCGCGCAGTTCCGCGAGGACCTGGCGGCGTCGCCGATCCGCAGCGTCGTCATCCACGCGCTGTACCTGAGCAACGCCGGCACGCCCGACCCCGAGCTGCGCGAGAAGTCGCTCACCGCCATCACGCACTCCCTGCGGGTGGGCGACGCGATCGGCGCCGACGGCGTGGTCCTGCACCCCGGTTCCGCGAAGGACGGCCACGTCGGCGAGGCGCTCGCCCGCTGCGGGGACGTGTTCAAGGAGGCGCTCGCCGAGTCGGAGTCCTGCCCGCTGCTGCTCGAGGACACCGCCGGCGCCGGCGGCACGCTCGGGCGCTCGTTCGACGAGCTCGCGACCCTGCTCGAGGTGTCGGGCGGCCACGAGCGCATCGGCTTCTGCCTGGACTCCTGCCACCTGCTCGCGTCGGGCTACGACGTGCGCTCGCGCGAGGCGCTCGACGGGGTCCTGGAGGAGGCCGACAAGGCGTTCGGCCTGGACCGCCTGCGCTGCATGCACGTCAACGACTCGCAGACGCCGCTCGGCTCCAACCGCGACCGCCACGCGCCGCTCGGCACGGGCGAGATCGGCGAGGACGGCATCGCCGCGCTGCTGAGCGAGCCGCGGTTCGCCGGCCTGCCGGTGATCTTCGAGGGCCCCGGCATCGACGGCAAGGAGCCCTCGGTCCAGGACATGGAGATCGCCAAGCGCCTGCGCGCCGAGGGCCGCGCCGCCCGCGGGCTGGCGTAG
- a CDS encoding peptidoglycan-binding domain-containing protein has protein sequence MRAAARPVAVAGVVALSATGIGMAAAPAADAGPVQHRLVADGYLAPTDVTGTYDARTGAAVARWQAAHGLRADGLVDVVTADELLGTSTSTPQERPAR, from the coding sequence ATGCGCGCTGCCGCCCGGCCCGTCGCCGTCGCCGGCGTCGTGGCCCTGTCGGCCACCGGCATCGGGATGGCGGCCGCCCCCGCCGCGGACGCCGGCCCGGTCCAGCACCGGCTCGTCGCCGACGGCTACCTGGCGCCGACCGACGTGACCGGCACGTACGACGCGCGCACCGGCGCCGCCGTCGCCCGCTGGCAGGCCGCCCACGGCCTGCGCGCGGACGGCCTCGTGGATGTCGTTACCGCCGACGAGCTCCTGGGCACCAGCACTTCGACCCCCCAGGAAAGGCCCGCCCGATGA
- a CDS encoding alpha/beta fold hydrolase produces MARRTILALHGFGGSGASWDGVRDALAAAAPGCYDVVAPDLRGHGAAAGERPVDLPATLADLRALLDARAGEDVVLAGYSMGGRIALHLALAEQARLSAVVLVSSTSGIEDPAERERRVQADEAQAAFLEREGLEAFAERWAELPLWDGDPDDARRAQREALLAGDAAGLAAALRGLGAGAVPAVGPRLPALALPLTVVSGARDGRYGAIGARLLGLAAQPAGQVVVPDAGHGLLREAPAAVAAALRALD; encoded by the coding sequence ATGGCCCGGCGCACGATCCTCGCCCTCCACGGCTTCGGCGGCTCGGGCGCGTCGTGGGACGGCGTGCGGGACGCGCTCGCGGCGGCGGCGCCGGGGTGCTACGACGTCGTGGCGCCGGACCTGCGGGGGCACGGGGCGGCCGCGGGCGAGCGGCCGGTCGACCTGCCGGCCACGCTCGCCGATCTGCGGGCGCTGCTCGACGCGCGGGCGGGGGAGGACGTCGTGCTCGCGGGCTACTCCATGGGCGGCCGCATCGCGCTGCACCTGGCGCTCGCGGAGCAGGCGCGGCTGTCGGCGGTGGTGCTCGTGTCGTCGACGTCGGGGATCGAGGACCCGGCGGAGCGCGAGCGGCGCGTGCAGGCGGACGAGGCGCAGGCGGCGTTCCTGGAGCGCGAGGGGCTCGAGGCGTTCGCGGAGCGCTGGGCCGAGCTGCCGCTGTGGGACGGGGACCCCGACGACGCCCGGCGGGCGCAGCGCGAGGCGCTCCTCGCGGGCGACGCCGCCGGGCTCGCGGCCGCGCTACGCGGTCTGGGGGCGGGCGCGGTACCCGCGGTGGGGCCGCGACTGCCGGCGCTTGCGCTGCCGCTGACCGTCGTCAGCGGCGCGCGCGACGGCCGCTACGGCGCGATCGGCGCGCGCCTCCTGGGCCTTGCGGCGCAGCCGGCGGGCCAGGTCGTTGTTCCCGACGCCGGCCATGGCCTGCTGCGCGAGGCGCCGGCCGCGGTGGCTGCGGCGCTGCGTGCGCTGGACTGA
- the menD gene encoding 2-succinyl-5-enolpyruvyl-6-hydroxy-3-cyclohexene-1-carboxylic-acid synthase, translating to MTDVPAPPLRDGRGSRVLAAALVEELVRAGITDAVTSPGSRNTPLLLALAAAEGLTTHSVVDERTAGFVALGLAKATGRPAILCCTSGSAVAQYLPAVVEAHHARVPLLVLTADRPAELRDVGAGQTIEQNGIFGGSVRWAHELGLDTADAAGVRYARTLAARACFAATGGLATPGPVHLNLPLREPLAPTGPAPEGPRPARPGGAPWARRTGRLGAPDADALRRVAELLATRPRAVVVAGRHETDPELGPALAALCELLGVPLLADPLSGARRGTAAIAAYDAFLRDPGAAPAGTELVLRLGDLPTSKPLRRWLAGLPPEVPQVHVAADGVWQDPDGVLSDVVVAAPLPLLRELAPRLAHVERDPAWLPAWRRTDDAVVAAQAPLLDGAGADDAPTEPWLARELVALLPPAATLLVAASMPIRDVEAFMAPREAVRVLANRGANGIDGTLATAWGLALGRAPGDGPVHVLLGDVALQHDVGSLLALGRSGVDLTVVLVDNDGGGIFHFLPVGAEPTPDVERHVMTPTGLDVDAIVAAAGGTLHRVVRRGDLVPALRAAAGEAGLSVLYVRTERAANRELHRALEAAALAAVRSA from the coding sequence GTGACCGACGTGCCCGCTCCTCCCCTCCGCGACGGGCGCGGGAGCCGCGTGCTGGCGGCCGCGCTCGTCGAGGAGCTCGTGCGGGCGGGGATCACGGACGCCGTCACCTCGCCCGGGTCCCGCAACACGCCGCTGCTGCTCGCGCTCGCCGCGGCCGAGGGCCTGACCACCCACAGCGTCGTCGACGAGCGCACCGCCGGGTTCGTCGCCCTCGGGCTCGCGAAGGCGACGGGGCGGCCGGCGATCCTCTGCTGCACGTCCGGGTCGGCGGTGGCCCAGTACCTGCCCGCGGTGGTCGAGGCGCACCACGCCCGCGTCCCCTTGCTCGTCCTGACCGCCGACCGCCCGGCCGAGCTGCGCGACGTCGGCGCGGGCCAGACCATCGAGCAGAACGGCATCTTCGGCGGCAGCGTCCGCTGGGCGCACGAGCTCGGCCTCGACACGGCCGACGCGGCCGGGGTGCGCTACGCCCGCACGCTCGCCGCCCGCGCCTGCTTCGCCGCCACCGGCGGGCTCGCGACCCCCGGCCCCGTCCACCTGAACCTGCCGCTACGCGAGCCGCTCGCGCCCACCGGGCCCGCGCCCGAGGGGCCGCGGCCCGCCCGGCCCGGCGGCGCGCCGTGGGCCCGGCGCACCGGTCGCCTGGGCGCCCCGGACGCCGACGCGCTCCGGCGGGTGGCCGAGCTGCTGGCCACCCGGCCCCGCGCCGTCGTCGTCGCCGGCCGGCACGAGACCGATCCCGAGCTGGGGCCCGCGCTCGCGGCCCTCTGCGAGCTGCTCGGCGTGCCGCTGCTGGCCGACCCGCTCTCGGGCGCCCGGCGCGGCACCGCGGCGATCGCCGCGTACGACGCGTTCCTGCGGGACCCGGGCGCCGCCCCCGCCGGCACCGAGCTGGTGCTGCGCCTGGGCGACCTGCCGACGAGCAAGCCGCTGCGCCGGTGGCTCGCCGGTCTGCCGCCCGAGGTGCCGCAGGTGCACGTCGCCGCCGACGGCGTGTGGCAGGACCCCGACGGGGTCCTCTCCGACGTGGTGGTCGCCGCGCCGCTGCCGCTCCTGCGCGAGCTGGCGCCGCGGCTGGCGCACGTCGAGCGCGACCCGGCGTGGCTGCCGGCCTGGCGCCGCACCGACGACGCCGTCGTGGCCGCCCAGGCGCCGCTCCTGGACGGCGCCGGGGCCGACGACGCGCCGACCGAGCCGTGGCTGGCCCGCGAGCTCGTCGCGCTGCTCCCGCCCGCCGCCACGCTGCTCGTCGCCGCATCCATGCCGATCCGCGACGTCGAGGCGTTCATGGCGCCGCGCGAGGCCGTGCGCGTGCTCGCCAACCGCGGCGCGAACGGCATCGACGGCACGCTCGCCACCGCCTGGGGCCTGGCGCTCGGCCGTGCGCCCGGCGACGGCCCCGTGCACGTGCTGCTCGGCGACGTGGCGCTGCAGCACGACGTCGGCTCGCTGCTGGCGCTCGGCCGGAGCGGCGTGGACCTGACGGTCGTGCTCGTCGACAACGACGGCGGGGGCATCTTCCACTTCCTGCCGGTGGGCGCGGAGCCGACCCCCGACGTCGAGCGCCACGTCATGACCCCCACCGGCCTGGACGTCGACGCGATCGTCGCCGCGGCGGGCGGCACCCTGCACCGCGTCGTCCGGCGCGGCGACCTGGTCCCCGCGCTGCGGGCGGCCGCCGGCGAGGCCGGCCTGTCGGTCCTCTACGTGCGGACGGAGCGGGCCGCCAACCGCGAGCTGCACCGCGCGCTCGAGGCGGCCGCGCTGGCCGCTGTCCGCAGCGCGTAG
- a CDS encoding glutathione S-transferase family protein, with product MADLRVLRIPHSTNVERIALAAAHKGLTVEWIDVDPDDRRAVRDVSGQDLVPVLLLDDGEALADSPRILEWIEERWPTPSLWPADPGDASLADVFCHRFNEVWKGPPNRIAAVLGPVGFDTDRLTDRQRRAVEEDAARMRTWLDRFEERLGEHEHLCGDAFGICDVTAYPFLRYGLRPPAADDVDPDGFHRVLHEHGRFDAASHPRLTAWVDRVAARPQA from the coding sequence ATGGCCGACCTGCGCGTCCTGCGCATCCCGCACTCGACGAACGTGGAGCGCATCGCCCTCGCCGCCGCGCACAAGGGGCTGACGGTGGAGTGGATCGACGTCGACCCCGACGACCGCCGGGCAGTCCGCGACGTCAGCGGTCAGGACCTCGTGCCGGTGCTGCTGCTCGACGACGGCGAGGCCCTCGCCGACTCGCCGCGGATCCTGGAGTGGATCGAGGAGCGCTGGCCGACGCCGTCGCTGTGGCCCGCCGATCCCGGCGACGCGTCCCTCGCCGACGTGTTCTGTCACCGCTTCAACGAGGTGTGGAAGGGGCCGCCCAACCGCATCGCGGCCGTGCTGGGGCCCGTCGGCTTCGACACCGACCGCCTGACGGACCGCCAGCGCCGGGCGGTCGAGGAGGACGCCGCGCGCATGCGCACGTGGCTCGACCGCTTCGAGGAGCGACTGGGCGAGCACGAGCACCTGTGCGGCGACGCGTTCGGGATCTGCGACGTCACCGCCTACCCCTTCCTGCGCTACGGCCTGCGCCCGCCCGCCGCCGACGACGTGGATCCCGACGGCTTCCACCGGGTCCTGCACGAGCACGGGCGGTTCGACGCCGCCAGCCACCCGCGCCTGACGGCCTGGGTCGACCGGGTGGCGGCGCGGCCCCAGGCCTGA